Proteins encoded by one window of Sulfitobacter sp. HNIBRBA3233:
- a CDS encoding phytoene desaturase family protein, protein PHRSLAGLLGAHFDDPRLAQLFARYATYVGGLPAYSPALLSLVWEAERRGVWHVRGGMYRLAQAIERLARQRGAHFLYDTPVTRIEVQDGRPCAVHAGDTRLDVDAVLFNGDPRALVEGLLGHGARDAVARSAVEPRSLSAHVQAFAADVAGDFPLAAHNVFFADDPLREYAPLAQGGAQDDPTLYVCAQDRFGGARPRGAERFEIILNAAPITGDPPVRPTAAAAIHPREEHPPCHTLIFKRLARFGLRFSPAPDTGTLTSPAAWNSLFPGSNGSLYGRSPHGMMAAFQRPTARTKMQGLYLVGGGAHPGAGVPMATLSGQHAAEAMAQDLGLTSTSQRADTRGGMSTA, encoded by the coding sequence CCCGCACCGCAGCCTTGCCGGGCTGCTCGGCGCGCACTTCGACGACCCGCGCCTGGCGCAGCTCTTCGCGCGGTACGCCACCTACGTGGGCGGGCTGCCTGCCTACAGCCCCGCCCTGCTCTCGCTGGTGTGGGAGGCAGAGCGGCGCGGCGTCTGGCACGTGCGCGGCGGCATGTACCGGCTGGCGCAGGCGATCGAGCGCCTGGCGCGGCAACGCGGGGCGCACTTTCTCTACGATACACCCGTTACTCGGATCGAGGTTCAGGACGGCAGACCCTGCGCTGTCCACGCGGGCGACACCCGGCTCGATGTCGACGCGGTTCTGTTCAACGGCGATCCGCGCGCGCTGGTCGAGGGGCTGCTCGGGCACGGTGCGCGCGACGCGGTGGCCCGCAGCGCGGTAGAGCCGCGCAGCCTGTCGGCGCATGTTCAGGCCTTTGCCGCAGATGTCGCGGGGGATTTCCCGCTGGCGGCCCATAATGTGTTCTTTGCCGATGATCCCCTGCGCGAATATGCGCCGCTGGCGCAGGGCGGCGCGCAGGACGACCCGACACTCTATGTCTGCGCGCAGGACCGTTTCGGCGGTGCCCGCCCTCGCGGTGCCGAACGGTTCGAGATCATCCTGAACGCAGCACCGATCACGGGCGACCCGCCCGTCCGCCCCACAGCCGCCGCCGCGATCCACCCCCGAGAGGAGCATCCCCCATGTCACACACTGATCTTCAAGAGGCTCGCCCGCTTCGGCCTGCGCTTCAGCCCCGCGCCGGACACCGGCACGCTGACCTCTCCGGCGGCGTGGAACAGCTTGTTTCCGGGATCGAACGGCAGCCTCTACGGGCGTTCCCCGCACGGGATGATGGCGGCGTTCCAGCGCCCCACGGCGCGCACGAAGATGCAGGGGCTATATCTGGTAGGCGGCGGGGCGCATCCGGGGGCGGGGGTGCCGATGGCGACGCTCTCCGGGCAGCATGCGGCCGAAGCGATGGCGCAAGACCTCGGTTTGACCTCGACGTCCCAGCGGGCGGATACGCGTGGTGGTATGTCGACGGCGTAA
- the crtA gene encoding spheroidene monooxygenase produces the protein MQQVVSLSFYRFGSVPARLWAFAQMGLARRAMARTPGIGFWKLCGSGTGEGFTPKPNLSVYAILATWPDEATARAALGSGVFARYRATSSEDWTILMAATSARGQWSGVAPFTAQDHAGNGPIAALTRATIKPGILHRFWGRVPDISGVIGRDPSVLFKLGIGEVPWLHQVTFSIWPDAAAMNNFARTGPHAEAIRAVRRDGWFSEELYARFALIAEEGTWGGTSPLATKDTP, from the coding sequence ATGCAGCAGGTGGTCAGCCTCAGCTTCTATCGCTTCGGCAGCGTGCCCGCGCGCCTGTGGGCCTTTGCGCAGATGGGCCTTGCCCGCCGCGCCATGGCGCGCACCCCCGGCATCGGTTTCTGGAAGCTTTGCGGATCGGGCACCGGCGAGGGGTTCACACCCAAACCCAACCTGTCGGTCTACGCGATCCTTGCCACTTGGCCGGACGAGGCGACGGCACGCGCGGCCCTCGGATCCGGTGTATTCGCCCGGTACAGAGCCACATCAAGCGAGGACTGGACCATCCTGATGGCCGCCACCTCGGCGCGCGGTCAGTGGTCGGGGGTGGCCCCGTTCACCGCGCAGGACCACGCCGGCAACGGCCCCATCGCCGCCCTGACCCGCGCCACGATCAAACCGGGCATCCTGCACCGGTTCTGGGGGCGCGTCCCCGATATCTCGGGGGTGATCGGGCGCGATCCGTCGGTTCTGTTCAAACTCGGCATCGGTGAGGTGCCCTGGCTGCATCAGGTCACCTTTTCGATCTGGCCCGATGCCGCGGCCATGAATAATTTCGCCCGCACCGGCCCGCATGCGGAGGCGATCCGCGCCGTCCGCCGCGACGGCTGGTTCTCGGAAGAACTCTATGCCCGCTTCGCGCTGATCGCCGAAGAAGGGACATGGGGCGGCACATCGCCCCTCGCCACAAAGGACACGCCATGA
- a CDS encoding magnesium chelatase subunit D has product MTPLARARTALALLALDPALGGLRLRARPCPARDAVLDAARALPLPLTRLHPAMGAEALEGGIDVSATLSGGTLTRTRGLLATPATLVLAMAERAQPFLAARIAATLDAGTGHVLIALDEGTQDEAMPPALSDRLAFCVDLSDVALADLDAPAPASAPSPHGPVTAPDDLADTLVALAVRLGIPSLRAVTFALRTARAHAALNGRSTVTDEDIAAAVELTFAHLATRLPEADPQDQAEDPPEDPAEDPQDPSRQSHLPEDLLLDAVKAALPADLLARLGAGAVQRSASGAGAGVKKTGNRRGRPLPARLGGSTQARVDLIATLRAAVPWQTLRRAHEPDRSGAIITRSDLRRKRYQDHSDRVLIFAVDASGSAAMARMGEAKGAIELLLAEAYARRDHVALIAFRGDGAEVLLEPTRSLVQTKRKLAALPGGGATPLAAGLMSAHAMALQARRKGLSPTIITLTDGRANMPLDGTPSRPRAAEDARTAATAIGAARIDTMVIDTGRRPEAALAQLAARTGGHYLALPRADARSLSDAVSRTLDS; this is encoded by the coding sequence ATGACACCGCTGGCGCGCGCCCGCACTGCGCTGGCCCTGCTGGCGCTTGATCCGGCGCTCGGCGGCCTGCGCCTGCGGGCGCGCCCCTGTCCTGCCCGCGATGCGGTGCTCGACGCCGCCCGCGCGCTGCCCCTGCCCCTGACGCGTCTGCACCCCGCCATGGGCGCCGAGGCGCTGGAGGGCGGAATCGACGTTTCCGCGACACTTTCGGGCGGGACGTTGACGCGCACGCGCGGTCTGCTCGCCACGCCCGCGACGCTGGTGCTGGCCATGGCGGAACGCGCGCAGCCTTTCCTTGCCGCGCGGATCGCCGCCACGCTGGACGCAGGGACAGGCCATGTGCTGATCGCCCTCGACGAGGGGACGCAGGACGAGGCGATGCCCCCTGCCCTTTCCGACCGGCTGGCGTTTTGTGTCGATCTTTCCGACGTGGCGCTTGCGGATCTGGACGCCCCCGCCCCCGCCAGCGCACCGTCGCCGCACGGGCCCGTGACAGCCCCGGACGATCTGGCCGATACGCTTGTCGCGCTGGCGGTACGGCTGGGGATCCCGAGCCTGCGCGCGGTCACCTTCGCGCTGCGCACCGCCCGCGCCCATGCGGCGCTCAACGGCAGGTCCACCGTCACCGACGAGGATATCGCGGCGGCGGTCGAGCTGACCTTCGCGCATCTTGCCACGCGCCTGCCGGAGGCGGACCCGCAGGATCAGGCCGAAGACCCCCCCGAGGACCCCGCGGAGGACCCACAGGACCCCTCCCGGCAGAGCCACCTGCCCGAGGATCTGCTGCTCGACGCGGTGAAGGCCGCGCTGCCTGCGGATCTGCTGGCCCGCCTCGGGGCCGGCGCGGTGCAGCGCAGCGCCAGCGGGGCGGGCGCGGGCGTGAAAAAGACCGGAAACCGCCGTGGCCGCCCCCTGCCCGCGCGCCTCGGCGGCAGCACGCAGGCGCGTGTCGATCTGATCGCCACCCTGCGCGCGGCGGTCCCCTGGCAGACCCTGCGCCGGGCCCATGAGCCCGACCGTAGCGGCGCGATCATCACGCGCAGCGACCTGCGCCGCAAACGCTATCAGGACCACTCCGACCGGGTGCTGATCTTTGCGGTCGACGCCTCCGGCTCGGCGGCGATGGCGCGAATGGGCGAGGCGAAGGGCGCGATCGAACTGTTGCTGGCCGAAGCCTATGCCCGGCGCGACCACGTGGCGCTGATCGCCTTTCGCGGTGACGGGGCGGAGGTGCTGCTGGAGCCGACCCGCAGCCTTGTCCAGACAAAACGCAAGCTGGCCGCCCTGCCCGGCGGAGGCGCCACACCGCTGGCCGCCGGATTGATGTCGGCGCACGCCATGGCGCTTCAGGCGCGGCGCAAGGGGCTGAGCCCGACAATCATCACGCTGACGGACGGGCGGGCCAACATGCCCCTCGATGGCACACCTAGCCGCCCGCGCGCCGCCGAGGATGCCCGGACCGCCGCCACCGCCATCGGCGCCGCGCGGATCGACACCATGGTGATCGACACGGGCCGCAGACCCGAGGCGGCGCTGGCGCAGCTTGCCGCGCGCACGGGGGGTCATTACCTCGCCCTGCCCCGCGCGGATGCGCGCAGCCTGTCGGACGCGGTCAGCCGCACCCTGGACAGCTAG
- the crtC gene encoding carotenoid 1,2-hydratase: MAVSVIGFIGSVFSPWYHWSGRGNPANHCCINVATYGRGGRFAMTDRGAAALRATPDALVVGPSSMRWTGAALEIDIDEVSSLPLVSRMRGRITLVPQAITSVELPLTLDGAHVWRPFAPSARIEVALEASGWQWSGHGYFDANFGTRPLEQDFSYWTWGRYPTRAGATCFYDADRRDGTTLDAAIAFGRDGAARQVEAPPRTPFKRTLWALRRETRADAGTVPRQIKPMLDAPFYSRSVVETRIDGETVQGVHEALDLDRYAQPLLKPMLAVRVPRRRGWRF, from the coding sequence ATGGCAGTGTCGGTCATCGGCTTTATCGGGTCGGTGTTTTCACCTTGGTACCATTGGTCGGGGCGCGGCAATCCGGCGAACCACTGCTGCATCAACGTGGCGACCTACGGACGCGGCGGACGCTTTGCCATGACCGACAGAGGGGCGGCGGCCCTGCGCGCCACGCCGGACGCGCTGGTGGTCGGCCCCTCGTCCATGCGCTGGACCGGCGCGGCACTGGAAATCGACATCGACGAGGTCTCCTCCCTCCCGCTGGTCTCGCGGATGCGGGGACGGATCACGCTTGTGCCCCAGGCCATTACATCGGTGGAATTGCCCCTGACGCTGGACGGCGCCCATGTCTGGCGGCCCTTCGCCCCTTCCGCACGGATCGAGGTCGCGCTGGAGGCGTCGGGCTGGCAATGGTCTGGCCACGGCTACTTCGACGCGAATTTCGGGACGCGCCCGCTGGAGCAGGATTTCAGCTACTGGACATGGGGGCGCTATCCCACGCGTGCCGGGGCCACCTGTTTCTACGATGCGGACCGGCGCGATGGCACCACCCTCGATGCGGCGATCGCTTTCGGACGCGACGGCGCCGCGCGGCAGGTAGAGGCGCCACCGCGCACGCCGTTCAAACGCACCCTCTGGGCGCTGCGCCGCGAGACCCGTGCCGACGCCGGCACCGTGCCGCGCCAAATCAAGCCGATGCTGGACGCGCCCTTCTATTCGCGGTCGGTCGTCGAGACCCGCATCGACGGCGAAACCGTGCAGGGCGTGCACGAAGCGCTGGATCTGGACCGCTATGCACAGCCCTTGTTGAAACCGATGTTGGCGGTGCGGGTGCCGCGCAGGCGCGGGTGGCGATTCTGA
- the bchO gene encoding alpha/beta fold hydrolase BchO — protein sequence MDWAREWHDWPHAEYSRFSLCKPHYWHIQEMGDGPLLLLLHGAGGASQSFRHLMPLLAEAYRVVTIDLPGQGFTRLGAQARCGLRPMAEDIAKLCAQQGWHPMAVIGHSAGGAVALELLNHLPPPAPRIIGINAALAGFSGLAGVLFPVMAKGLAMVPGVAAFFTASNANPKSVQRLLSGTGSDIPLEDQRFYRRLVGDTGHVNATLQMMAQWDLAPLLRDLPTSGAEGLLITGSRDRAVPPRTSAEIAAKVPGLSHLDLPDLGHLAHEEAPETVAEAIITDLTP from the coding sequence ATGGATTGGGCGCGCGAATGGCATGACTGGCCCCATGCGGAGTATTCGCGATTCAGTCTCTGCAAACCGCATTACTGGCATATTCAGGAGATGGGCGACGGCCCGCTCCTGTTGCTTTTGCACGGCGCCGGCGGGGCCAGCCAGAGCTTTCGCCACCTCATGCCCCTTCTTGCCGAGGCGTACCGCGTCGTCACGATTGACCTGCCCGGTCAGGGCTTCACCCGTCTGGGCGCACAGGCGCGGTGCGGCCTGCGGCCCATGGCCGAAGACATCGCCAAACTCTGCGCCCAACAGGGCTGGCACCCGATGGCCGTCATCGGCCATTCCGCGGGCGGTGCCGTCGCGCTGGAGCTGTTGAACCACCTGCCGCCCCCTGCCCCGCGCATCATCGGCATCAATGCCGCCCTTGCAGGGTTTTCCGGCCTTGCCGGTGTGCTGTTTCCGGTCATGGCGAAGGGGCTGGCGATGGTCCCCGGTGTAGCGGCGTTTTTCACCGCCTCGAACGCCAATCCGAAATCTGTACAGAGACTGTTAAGCGGAACAGGCTCTGATATCCCGCTGGAGGATCAGCGGTTCTACCGCCGCCTCGTGGGGGATACCGGCCACGTCAACGCGACCCTCCAGATGATGGCGCAATGGGATCTCGCCCCGCTTCTGAGAGACTTGCCAACGAGCGGTGCCGAAGGGCTGCTGATCACCGGATCGCGCGACCGTGCGGTGCCCCCGCGTACCTCGGCCGAAATCGCCGCAAAGGTGCCGGGGCTTTCGCATCTGGACCTTCCCGATCTGGGCCATCTGGCCCACGAGGAAGCGCCCGAGACAGTCGCCGAGGCTATTATCACAGACCTCACCCCCTGA
- the crtB gene encoding 15-cis-phytoene synthase: MIDADDLAHCRAVIRTGSLSFHAASRLLPAAVRDPALALYAFCRLADDEVDEGNAKGRAVLDLQKRLDLVYAGTPRNAPEDRAFAAIVAEFDMPRALPDALLEGLAWDAVGQRYASLSDVRAYSARVAAAVGAMMCVLMRVRDGNALARACDLGVAMQLTNIARDVGEDAAAGRIYLPTDWLAEAGVDVGDFLAAPEATPQLRRMVRRLLAEAQRLYIRSEAGVAALPPSARAGIFAARYIYAGIGTAVRRNGCDSVTRRARTGRATKLVLLGKAGLRAGATLTLPRSPVIYARPLPEVAFLVDAAAHQSAVPRPMDGLMQIMADLRAREDGRRGMNGVAAE, translated from the coding sequence ATGATTGACGCAGACGATCTTGCCCATTGCCGCGCGGTGATCCGCACCGGCAGCCTGTCTTTCCACGCGGCATCGCGCCTGCTGCCTGCGGCGGTGCGCGATCCGGCGCTGGCACTCTATGCGTTCTGCCGTCTCGCCGACGACGAGGTCGACGAGGGCAACGCCAAGGGGCGCGCCGTGCTCGATCTGCAGAAGCGGCTTGATCTGGTCTATGCGGGCACGCCCCGCAACGCGCCGGAGGATCGCGCCTTTGCCGCCATTGTGGCCGAATTCGATATGCCGCGCGCGCTGCCCGATGCGCTGCTCGAAGGGCTGGCGTGGGATGCGGTCGGGCAGCGCTACGCATCGCTGTCGGACGTGCGGGCCTATTCCGCGCGCGTCGCCGCTGCGGTGGGGGCGATGATGTGTGTGCTGATGCGGGTCCGCGACGGCAACGCGCTGGCGCGGGCCTGCGATCTGGGCGTGGCGATGCAGCTGACGAACATCGCCCGCGACGTGGGCGAAGACGCGGCCGCCGGGCGGATCTACCTGCCCACCGACTGGCTGGCCGAGGCCGGTGTGGACGTCGGCGATTTTCTCGCCGCACCCGAGGCGACGCCGCAACTGCGGCGCATGGTGCGCCGGCTGCTGGCCGAGGCGCAGCGGCTCTACATCCGGTCCGAAGCCGGCGTCGCGGCCCTGCCGCCCTCGGCCCGCGCGGGCATCTTCGCCGCGCGCTATATCTACGCGGGGATCGGCACGGCAGTGCGGCGCAACGGCTGCGACAGCGTCACCCGCCGCGCCCGCACCGGGCGCGCGACCAAGCTGGTGCTTCTGGGCAAGGCCGGTCTGCGCGCGGGGGCCACCTTGACCCTGCCGCGTTCACCGGTCATCTACGCAAGACCGCTTCCGGAAGTTGCCTTCCTCGTCGATGCGGCCGCCCATCAAAGTGCTGTGCCCCGCCCGATGGACGGGCTGATGCAGATCATGGCCGACCTGCGCGCCCGCGAGGACGGCCGGCGCGGCATGAACGGGGTGGCCGCCGAGTAA
- the bchI gene encoding magnesium chelatase ATPase subunit I, producing the protein MKQPFPFSAIVGQEDMKRAMILTAIDPSIGGVLVFGDRGTGKSTAVRALAALLPPIRAVKGCPVNSERKADCPDWAQVPGKTTEEIATPVVDLPLGVSEDRVTGALDIEKALTKGEKAFQPGLLAQANRGYLYIDEVNLLEDHIVDLLLDVAQSGENVVEREGLSIRHAARFVLVGSGNPEEGELRPQLLDRFGLSVDVASPTVIAERVEVIKRRDAFENDNTAFMLRWQAEDAMLRERIVAARAALKQLKTPEQSLHDVAELCLALGSDGLRGELTLLKAARAYAAFRDDTALTRSHIRDVAALALRHRMRRDPLDDAGSGTRVARVVEDVLGA; encoded by the coding sequence ATGAAACAGCCCTTCCCGTTTTCCGCCATCGTCGGTCAGGAGGACATGAAACGCGCCATGATCCTGACGGCAATCGACCCGTCCATCGGGGGTGTTCTGGTCTTCGGAGATCGCGGCACCGGCAAATCCACCGCCGTGCGCGCGCTGGCGGCCCTGCTGCCACCGATCCGCGCCGTCAAAGGCTGCCCGGTCAATTCCGAGCGCAAGGCCGACTGCCCGGACTGGGCGCAGGTCCCCGGCAAGACGACAGAGGAAATCGCCACGCCGGTCGTCGATCTGCCACTGGGCGTCTCGGAGGATCGCGTGACGGGCGCGCTCGACATCGAGAAGGCTCTGACAAAGGGGGAAAAGGCTTTTCAGCCGGGGCTTCTGGCGCAGGCAAACCGCGGATACCTCTATATCGACGAGGTGAACCTGCTGGAGGATCACATCGTCGATCTGCTGCTTGATGTGGCGCAATCGGGGGAAAACGTGGTCGAACGCGAGGGCCTGTCGATCCGCCATGCCGCGCGGTTCGTTCTGGTCGGTTCCGGCAACCCCGAGGAGGGCGAGCTGCGCCCGCAGCTTCTGGACCGCTTCGGCCTGTCGGTCGATGTCGCCTCTCCCACGGTGATCGCCGAGCGGGTCGAAGTCATCAAGCGCCGCGATGCGTTCGAGAACGACAACACCGCTTTCATGCTGCGCTGGCAGGCCGAGGACGCGATGCTGCGCGAGCGGATCGTGGCGGCGCGCGCGGCGCTGAAACAGCTCAAAACCCCGGAACAGAGCCTGCATGACGTGGCCGAACTCTGCCTTGCGCTCGGCTCGGACGGGTTGCGCGGAGAGTTGACGCTGCTGAAAGCGGCGCGCGCCTATGCCGCCTTCCGCGACGATACCGCGCTGACACGCAGCCATATCCGCGATGTGGCGGCCCTCGCCCTGCGGCACCGGATGCGGCGCGATCCGCTGGACGATGCCGGATCGGGCACGCGCGTCGCGCGGGTGGTCGAGGATGTGCTGGGCGCATGA
- the tspO gene encoding tryptophan-rich sensory protein TspO translates to MDISLFLLFLLACSAAGATGAMFPPGEWYKTLEKPWFTPPDWAFPLAWTTIYLLISFAGARVAVLNDNAYAMAFWAVQAGFSTLWTPIFFGLRRIRGALLVMLPLWLSVLGATLSHFWLDFWAGAAFVPYLAWVTVAAALNLGMWRLNPKVEPLRVDKL, encoded by the coding sequence ATGGATATTTCACTTTTTCTTCTCTTCCTTCTCGCCTGTTCCGCTGCCGGTGCAACGGGGGCCATGTTCCCGCCGGGGGAGTGGTACAAGACGCTTGAAAAGCCGTGGTTCACACCGCCCGACTGGGCGTTCCCGCTCGCGTGGACGACGATCTATCTGCTGATTTCCTTCGCGGGCGCACGGGTGGCCGTGCTCAACGACAATGCCTATGCGATGGCTTTCTGGGCGGTCCAGGCAGGTTTCTCCACCCTGTGGACACCGATCTTCTTCGGCTTGCGCCGGATCCGTGGCGCGCTGCTGGTGATGCTGCCGCTCTGGCTCAGTGTTCTGGGGGCGACGCTCAGCCATTTCTGGCTCGATTTCTGGGCCGGTGCCGCCTTCGTGCCCTACCTGGCATGGGTCACGGTGGCCGCAGCGCTGAACCTCGGCATGTGGCGGCTGAACCCCAAGGTCGAACCGCTGCGCGTGGACAAGCTCTAG
- a CDS encoding ParB/RepB/Spo0J family partition protein gives MSRKHDAIFDDVLSGLDGPESPRSDRESARFLKRSTTISDRLSGELEEKTLRWVDPAECRMWERHNRDYDLLNEENCRDLIDGIKAQGRQEFPAVVRPIDDPDYKYEVICGARRHFAVSWLRANNYQQFKYLIEARELSDEEAFRLADIENREREDISDYERAIDYADAIARYYGGKQKAMAERLEVSQSWLSRYLALASLPQQVVDAFPTIRDLRERHARDLKPLLARPATAEPVIAEALRIAAQQQTARNGRGAFVDPVEVMKRLRQAAEPPKVKPQRTVEETIHSRSVGERGITARKRGRKYQLEFDDSLSAESLRGAFDAFVKARYGKS, from the coding sequence ATGAGCCGCAAGCACGACGCCATTTTCGACGATGTCCTCAGCGGGCTGGACGGACCGGAAAGCCCCCGCAGCGATCGCGAGAGCGCCCGCTTCCTGAAACGCTCCACCACGATCAGCGACCGGCTGTCGGGCGAGCTGGAGGAGAAAACGCTCCGCTGGGTGGATCCTGCCGAGTGTCGCATGTGGGAACGCCACAACCGCGACTACGACCTGCTGAACGAAGAGAATTGCCGCGACCTGATCGACGGGATCAAGGCGCAGGGGCGGCAGGAATTTCCGGCGGTCGTCCGGCCCATCGACGATCCCGATTACAAGTACGAAGTGATCTGCGGCGCCCGGCGGCACTTTGCCGTCAGCTGGCTGCGGGCGAACAACTACCAGCAGTTCAAATACCTGATCGAAGCGCGCGAATTGTCGGATGAAGAGGCGTTCCGCCTCGCCGATATCGAGAACCGCGAACGCGAGGACATCAGCGATTACGAGCGGGCCATCGATTACGCCGACGCGATCGCGCGCTACTACGGTGGCAAGCAAAAGGCGATGGCGGAGCGGCTGGAGGTCAGCCAGAGCTGGCTGAGCCGCTATCTGGCGCTCGCGTCTCTGCCGCAGCAGGTGGTGGATGCGTTCCCGACAATCCGTGATCTGCGCGAACGGCACGCCCGCGATCTCAAGCCGCTGTTGGCGCGGCCCGCCACGGCGGAGCCCGTGATTGCCGAGGCGCTGCGCATCGCGGCCCAGCAGCAGACGGCGCGCAACGGGCGAGGGGCCTTCGTCGATCCTGTGGAGGTGATGAAGCGGCTCAGGCAGGCGGCGGAGCCTCCCAAGGTGAAGCCCCAGCGCACGGTCGAAGAAACGATCCACAGCCGCAGCGTGGGAGAGCGGGGGATCACCGCCCGCAAGCGCGGCCGGAAATACCAGCTGGAATTCGATGACAGCCTGAGTGCGGAAAGCCTGCGCGGCGCTTTCGATGCGTTCGTGAAGGCGCGGTATGGCAAAAGCTGA
- a CDS encoding phytoene desaturase, translating into MVFHTADSADVPDRRAIVIGAGLGGLSAAMRLGAKGYAVTVLDRLDRAGGRGSSITQDGHRFDLGPTIVTVPQVFEDLWKACGRDFHADVDLRPLDPFYEVRWPDGTRFEASTDDERMFEQVSKISPRDLKGYKRFLRDSAARYVVGFEGMVAKPMHRLWETIKVLPKFAQLRADRSIYGLVASRVRDERLRMALSFHPLFIGGDPTHVTSIYALVAHLEKTYGVHYAIGGVQAIADAMADVVRAQGGVIRHGAEADEIIVEGGAARAVRLTDGSRLDAPLIVSNADAGHTYSHLLRNHPRRRWTAPKLARKRWSMGLYVWYFGTKGTAAMWPDLGHHTIVNGPRFTGLLKDIFIRGTLSDDMSLYIHRPAITDPTVAPAGDDSFYVLSPVPHLGWDDPVDWLTEAPKYREKVAAVLEEHMPGFRDRITTELEFTPETFRDRYLSPNGSGFSLEPRILQSAWFRPHNVSEEARGLFLVGAGTHPGAGLPGVVSSAEVLGKLVPDLPPVEKETRMAAE; encoded by the coding sequence ATGGTCTTTCACACAGCAGATTCCGCCGACGTCCCTGATCGCCGCGCCATTGTCATCGGTGCGGGGCTTGGCGGCCTGTCCGCCGCCATGCGTCTGGGGGCGAAGGGCTACGCTGTTACCGTGCTCGACCGGCTTGACCGGGCAGGGGGGCGCGGCTCCTCGATCACCCAGGACGGCCACCGCTTCGACCTTGGCCCGACCATCGTGACGGTCCCGCAGGTGTTCGAGGATCTGTGGAAAGCCTGCGGTCGTGATTTCCATGCGGATGTGGACCTTCGCCCGCTCGATCCCTTTTACGAGGTGCGCTGGCCGGACGGCACGCGCTTCGAGGCATCGACCGATGACGAGCGCATGTTCGAACAGGTCTCGAAAATCTCGCCCCGCGACCTGAAAGGGTACAAGCGTTTCCTGCGCGATAGCGCCGCGCGCTACGTGGTCGGCTTTGAAGGCATGGTCGCCAAGCCGATGCACCGGCTGTGGGAGACGATCAAGGTCTTGCCGAAATTCGCCCAGCTGCGCGCGGACAGGTCGATCTACGGGCTGGTCGCATCGCGGGTCAGGGACGAGCGGTTGCGCATGGCGCTGTCGTTTCATCCGCTCTTCATCGGGGGCGATCCGACCCATGTCACCTCGATCTACGCGCTGGTGGCGCATCTGGAAAAAACCTACGGCGTGCATTACGCGATTGGCGGGGTGCAGGCGATCGCCGACGCCATGGCCGATGTGGTGCGCGCGCAGGGCGGTGTCATCCGTCACGGGGCCGAGGCGGACGAGATCATCGTCGAAGGCGGGGCCGCACGGGCGGTGCGGCTGACCGACGGCAGCCGTCTCGACGCGCCGCTGATCGTGTCGAACGCGGATGCGGGCCATACCTACAGCCACCTTCTGCGCAATCATCCGCGCCGCCGCTGGACCGCGCCGAAGCTCGCGCGCAAGCGGTGGTCGATGGGGCTTTATGTCTGGTATTTCGGAACCAAGGGTACCGCCGCGATGTGGCCCGATCTGGGCCATCACACCATCGTCAACGGGCCGCGTTTCACCGGGCTGCTGAAGGATATCTTCATCCGTGGCACGCTCTCCGACGACATGAGCCTTTACATCCACCGCCCCGCGATCACCGATCCCACGGTGGCCCCCGCCGGTGACGACAGTTTCTACGTGCTCTCGCCGGTGCCGCATCTGGGCTGGGACGATCCCGTGGACTGGCTGACCGAGGCCCCGAAATACCGCGAGAAGGTCGCCGCCGTGCTCGAAGAGCATATGCCGGGCTTTCGCGACCGGATCACGACCGAGCTGGAATTCACGCCCGAGACTTTCCGCGACCGGTATCTCAGCCCCAACGGCTCGGGTTTTTCGCTGGAGCCGCGGATTCTGCAATCCGCATGGTTCCGCCCCCATAACGTGAGCGAGGAGGCGCGCGGGCTGTTCCTCGTCGGCGCGGGCACGCATCCGGGCGCGGGGCTGCCCGGAGTGGTCTCCAGCGCCGAGGTGCTGGGCAAGCTGGTGCCGGACCTGCCCCCGGTCGAGAAAGAGACAAGGATGGCCGCCGAATGA